Genomic segment of Ignavibacteriales bacterium:
AGATTCTAAATAACGGATCCTTTATGAACAAAGAACTTAGAGAATTACACCAAACTTTGTTATTTTTACTAATAAATGAACTGAGGAAATCTTGAACAAAGAAAAATTTATCGTGGATTCTCTAAAAGAGAGCTCAGAAGTAAAACTAAAGATGGAAAGTACATGCAAAGCTGAAATTCTTCTTGCTGTGCAAACACTTTCTCAAGCATACAAAAACAAGAAAAAATTATTGTTATGCGGTAACGGAGGAAGCGCGGCAGATTGCCAGCACATCGCTACTGAACTTATGATCAGATTAAATCATAATATTAATCGCCCCGCTCTTGCAGCAATTGCACTTACTACTGATACATCAAATCTAACAGCCGGTAGTAATGATATTGGATTCGAAAACGTTTTTGCTCGTAATGTTGAGGGGTTAGGAAACGAAGGAGATGTTTTGCTTGCAATATCAACAAGTGGAAATTCTCCCAACATTATTAGAGCAGTAGAAAAAGCTCACCAGAAAAAAATGTTCGTAATTGGTTTCCTCGGCGGTACCGGAGGAAAATTAAAAAGTTTGGTTGATTTACCCATAGTTATTCCATCCTCAAATATCCAACGCATTCAAGAAGGACACATTACACTTGCGCATATAATTTGTGAGTTGGTTGAGGTAGAATTATATAGTTAAAATTATTTTATTTTTTATTCAAAAAAATTATTAGCGGATTGTAAAATGACAGCAAATTTTGACATGATTCAAAAAAATTACGCGGGTTTCAAAGATAAAGTTGAAAATGCACGCCGAGTGGTTGGACGACCATTGACCTACGCAGAAAAAATTCTTTATGCACATCTTTGGGATCCTGCAATACGCGAACTGCAGCGCGGGAAAGAATTTGCAGATTTCGGACCCGATCGCGTAGCGATGCAGGATGCAACAGCTCAGATGGCGCTTCTTCAATTCATGCATGCAGGAAGAAAATCTACAGCGGTTCCGGCTACTGCTCACTGCGATCATTTAATCGTTGCTCAGACCGGTTCAAAGGAAGATCTTGAAAGAGCAATTGATGAGAACAAAGAAGTTTATGATTTCATTGAAAGTATTTCCAGAAAATACGGAGTGGGATTTTGGAAACCGGGTGCGGGAATAATTCATCAAGTGATTTTAGAAAATTATGCTTTCCCCGGCGGAATGATGATCGGTTCGGATTCCCATACACCAAATGCCGGCGGACTTGGAATGATTGCCATTGGTGTCGGTGGTGCCGATGTTGTTGATGTTATGGCTGGAATGCCGTGGGAATTAAAATGGCCAAAACTAATTGGCATTAAACTTACCGGAAGACTTTCGGGTTGGACTTCGCCTAAAGATGTAATTCTTAAAGTTGCAGGAATCCTTACCGTTAAAGGCGGAACGGGTTCGATCATAGAATATTTTGGTGAAGGAGCCGATTCAATTTCATGCACAGGAAAAGCAACGATATGCAACATGGGTGCAGAAGTTGGTGCAACTACTTCTCTTTTTGCTTATGATGAAAAAATGGCTGCTTACTTACGCAAAAGCGATCGTAGAGATGTTGCAGGTCTTTCAAAATATCTTGCCGATGAATTGAAAGCCGATGATGAAGTTTACGAGAATCCTGAAAAATACTTCGATCAAGTTATTGAAATCAATCTGAGCGAATTAGAAATGCATATTAACGGTCCGTTCACTCCGGATCTAGCATGGCCTATTTCAAAAATGAAAGATGCAGTAAAACAAAATAATTATCCTGATAACATCAGCGTTGCTCTAATCGGTAGTTGCACTAATTCAAGCTACGAAGATATTGACCGTTCAGCAAACATTGCAAGACAAGCTTTAGCAAAAGGATTGAAAGCTAAAGTACAATTCACAATTACACCCGGATCAGAACAAGTGCGTGCA
This window contains:
- a CDS encoding SIS domain-containing protein, with translation MNKEKFIVDSLKESSEVKLKMESTCKAEILLAVQTLSQAYKNKKKLLLCGNGGSAADCQHIATELMIRLNHNINRPALAAIALTTDTSNLTAGSNDIGFENVFARNVEGLGNEGDVLLAISTSGNSPNIIRAVEKAHQKKMFVIGFLGGTGGKLKSLVDLPIVIPSSNIQRIQEGHITLAHIICELVEVELYS